One window of the Chryseotalea sp. WA131a genome contains the following:
- a CDS encoding ComEC family competence protein — translation MFRWIPYALVRITLFFVAGILLGVYQPTFFSQQHSMVVGLIFTLTYFLGYFFWGGKTLSTTSGVLGLTVVLFFGYAHVLLRNDFRQADSFVNFKKSVNAYVAVIRSVPEEKVNSWKVEAEIISVRTNGWQPTRGKLLLYVSKKVGEPHWNYGDQILIKGSPQELKSPANPGEFNFKRFLSFKNIYHQHFIKEGEVAFLASTEKKGFVYYSQQARKWAAQTLNQYIHGAQQQAIAQALVLGVTDGIDNDLLSAYSASGALHVLSVSGLHVGIIYALLLFLLKPLKRFSWSRWLVAIVSLLCLWTFAFVTGLSPSVLRAVTMFSFVAAARPFGVRTNIYNTLAASAFVLLLYNPYLIMSVGFQLSYLAVLGIVYIQRPLYHLWEIENRVGDWVWQITCVSVAAQLTTFALGLLYFHQFPVYFLISNLFVIPLSTVVLISGIVLLAVSGLTFLASVIGKITWGLIWALNKIVFVVEDLPLSIINNIYFTTLQCWVLMGILTGIVFLFQFRNIQWLYFSAACAIWFTVLQWVHFMKEVNQRQFAVYQINQRMACEFIDRGQSYFRCDTALRNDNERIRFHIRPNRLMHGVAALHDSIPFQQSIGNGTATVWHGQTIVHLQATGVLPTRLEADCLVISHQSLFIPKADASHWKIKQLVADGSNSTYYLNQLRMFASRYHIPFYSTAESGAFVLKF, via the coding sequence ATGTTCCGCTGGATACCCTATGCCCTTGTTCGCATCACGCTATTTTTTGTAGCAGGCATTCTGCTGGGTGTTTATCAACCAACCTTTTTTTCACAGCAGCACAGCATGGTGGTGGGTTTGATTTTTACGCTTACTTACTTTTTAGGCTACTTTTTTTGGGGCGGCAAAACGCTTTCCACCACTAGTGGAGTGCTCGGCTTAACAGTTGTTTTGTTTTTTGGGTACGCGCACGTCTTGTTAAGAAATGATTTTCGACAAGCGGACTCCTTTGTAAATTTTAAAAAAAGTGTAAATGCTTACGTAGCCGTCATCCGAAGTGTGCCAGAAGAAAAAGTAAACTCTTGGAAAGTGGAAGCGGAAATTATTTCCGTCAGGACTAATGGTTGGCAACCGACTCGCGGCAAATTGTTGTTATACGTCAGCAAAAAGGTTGGAGAGCCACATTGGAATTACGGTGATCAAATTTTGATAAAAGGATCTCCGCAAGAATTAAAATCTCCTGCCAACCCCGGTGAGTTTAACTTCAAGCGGTTTTTAAGTTTCAAAAACATTTACCACCAACATTTTATTAAAGAGGGCGAGGTAGCTTTCCTCGCTTCCACCGAAAAAAAAGGATTTGTATATTATTCTCAGCAAGCCAGAAAATGGGCGGCTCAAACGCTTAACCAATATATTCATGGAGCCCAACAACAAGCCATCGCGCAAGCGCTGGTATTAGGTGTTACCGATGGCATCGACAATGATTTATTAAGTGCCTACTCGGCCAGTGGCGCGCTGCACGTGCTTTCAGTTTCCGGTTTGCATGTAGGCATCATCTACGCACTCTTGCTTTTTTTATTAAAGCCGTTGAAAAGATTTTCGTGGAGCCGGTGGCTAGTAGCCATCGTTAGTTTGCTTTGCTTGTGGACATTTGCGTTTGTAACAGGACTATCTCCATCGGTACTAAGAGCGGTTACCATGTTTTCGTTTGTGGCTGCCGCCCGACCATTTGGTGTTCGCACCAATATCTACAACACATTGGCCGCCTCCGCTTTTGTATTATTGCTTTACAATCCCTATTTGATCATGTCGGTTGGGTTTCAACTTTCCTACTTGGCCGTGTTGGGCATTGTCTATATTCAGCGTCCGCTGTATCACTTGTGGGAAATCGAAAATCGAGTAGGCGACTGGGTGTGGCAAATCACCTGTGTTTCTGTTGCCGCACAACTTACCACGTTTGCTCTGGGGTTATTATACTTTCATCAATTCCCCGTGTATTTTTTGATTTCGAATCTTTTTGTAATTCCATTATCAACCGTTGTATTGATTTCAGGAATTGTCTTGCTGGCAGTAAGTGGGCTAACCTTCCTCGCTTCTGTCATCGGTAAAATTACCTGGGGCTTGATTTGGGCACTTAACAAAATTGTTTTTGTCGTAGAAGATTTACCTCTTAGCATCATCAATAACATTTATTTTACCACGCTTCAATGTTGGGTATTGATGGGCATCTTAACAGGCATTGTATTTCTTTTTCAATTCCGGAATATTCAGTGGCTTTATTTTTCCGCGGCTTGCGCCATTTGGTTTACCGTTTTGCAATGGGTACATTTTATGAAAGAAGTTAATCAACGCCAATTCGCGGTTTACCAAATCAATCAACGCATGGCTTGTGAGTTTATCGATCGCGGACAATCGTATTTTAGATGTGACACCGCGCTGCGTAACGACAACGAACGCATTCGCTTCCACATTCGCCCCAATCGTTTGATGCACGGAGTGGCTGCGCTTCATGATTCAATCCCCTTTCAACAATCAATAGGAAACGGAACTGCCACTGTTTGGCACGGACAAACCATTGTACATTTGCAGGCCACTGGGGTATTACCTACTCGATTGGAAGCCGACTGTTTGGTAATCAGTCATCAATCGCTATTCATTCCTAAAGCAGATGCCAGCCACTGGAAAATAAAACAACTCGTGGCCGATGGCAGTAACTCCACTTATTATTTAAATCAGTTGCGCATGTTTGCTTCCCGCTACCATATCCCGTTTTATTCCACAGCTGAGTCAGGGGCTTTTGTTCTAAAATTTTAA
- a CDS encoding type II toxin-antitoxin system VapC family toxin: MAYLLDTHTFLWFVAGDKKLPTSLKQIIKDITKPCFISVASFWEIAIKKQIGKLTIEISLDELYRFAERNQIEIIPVKEEHLITLLDLELLHNDPFDRLILSQTLVEGLVLLSRDKAIKKYKVKQRWA, from the coding sequence ATGGCGTATCTCTTGGATACTCATACTTTCCTTTGGTTTGTTGCCGGTGACAAAAAACTTCCTACTTCACTAAAACAAATAATAAAAGATATTACTAAACCCTGTTTTATAAGTGTTGCTAGTTTTTGGGAGATTGCCATTAAGAAGCAGATTGGAAAGCTAACCATTGAAATCAGTCTAGATGAGTTGTACCGTTTTGCCGAACGGAATCAAATCGAAATTATACCGGTGAAAGAAGAGCATCTTATCACACTCCTTGATTTAGAGTTGCTACACAATGATCCTTTTGATCGGCTAATACTATCTCAAACTTTAGTCGAAGGATTAGTCTTGCTTAGCCGAGATAAAGCCATAAAAAAATATAAGGTCAAACAACGTTGGGCTTAG
- a CDS encoding DUF2281 domain-containing protein, with the protein MATSDLLVEIDSLPANLKQEVADFVGFLKSKSKKTRKLKSREFGFAKGKIQLAKDFDEPLEIFKDYM; encoded by the coding sequence ATGGCAACTTCAGATTTACTAGTTGAAATAGATTCACTTCCTGCTAATTTAAAACAGGAGGTGGCCGACTTTGTTGGATTCCTCAAAAGTAAAAGCAAAAAAACAAGAAAATTGAAATCACGCGAATTTGGATTCGCAAAAGGTAAGATTCAATTAGCCAAAGACTTTGACGAGCCTTTAGAAATTTTCAAAGACTATATGTGA
- a CDS encoding glycosyltransferase family 9 protein: MKILVIRFSSIGDIVLTSPVVRVLKTQLDNAQVHYAIKKQYHAIVADNPYVDKVHVLENDLNKLIDELKKEKFDCIIDLHNNLRTRIVKIKLGVKAYSFKKLNIEKWLLVNLKINKVPNVHIVDRYLETAKPLGIKNDALGLDYFIPEKDEVPMEWLPATHRSGYVAYAIGAQHETKKLPLQRMIELCDKINKPIVLLGGKEDQENGEKIKSFFERNEGSKNFEKGLEELGKKTMIYNACGLYNLNQSASLLKSARYVFAHDTGLMHIAAALKKEVFSIWGSTIPAFGMYPYRTKFTIFENSKLDCRPCSKIGFDKCPKGHFKCMKEMVFDFYLP; encoded by the coding sequence ATGAAAATTCTTGTTATTCGCTTTTCTTCCATTGGTGATATTGTGCTTACCAGTCCTGTGGTCAGGGTATTAAAAACGCAGCTAGACAATGCGCAAGTGCATTACGCAATTAAAAAGCAATACCACGCCATTGTGGCCGACAATCCGTATGTGGACAAGGTGCATGTGTTGGAAAATGATTTGAACAAATTGATAGACGAGCTCAAAAAAGAAAAATTTGACTGCATCATCGACTTGCATAATAACCTGCGGACACGGATTGTAAAAATTAAACTAGGTGTAAAAGCCTATAGTTTTAAAAAGTTGAATATTGAAAAATGGTTGTTGGTCAATTTAAAAATCAACAAGGTGCCCAATGTTCATATTGTAGATCGATATTTAGAAACGGCCAAGCCCCTGGGAATTAAAAACGATGCATTGGGCCTGGATTATTTCATTCCCGAAAAAGATGAAGTGCCAATGGAATGGCTTCCCGCAACCCACCGAAGCGGATACGTGGCGTATGCGATTGGCGCGCAACATGAAACTAAAAAACTTCCGCTACAGCGGATGATTGAGCTTTGCGATAAAATCAACAAACCGATTGTTTTGCTTGGCGGAAAAGAAGACCAAGAAAATGGCGAAAAAATAAAATCTTTTTTTGAGCGCAATGAAGGCTCGAAAAATTTTGAAAAGGGATTGGAAGAGCTTGGCAAAAAAACCATGATCTACAATGCCTGCGGATTATACAACCTAAACCAATCGGCCAGCTTACTCAAAAGCGCTCGTTATGTGTTTGCTCATGATACCGGCCTGATGCACATTGCCGCAGCGTTGAAGAAGGAAGTGTTTAGCATTTGGGGCAGCACCATCCCCGCCTTTGGCATGTACCCCTATCGCACCAAGTTTACGATTTTTGAAAATTCAAAATTAGATTGCCGGCCATGTTCTAAAATTGGCTTCGATAAGTGCCCAAAAGGACATTTTAAGTGTATGAAGGAAATGGTGTTTGATTTTTATTTGCCATAG
- a CDS encoding EVE domain-containing protein yields the protein MNYWLVKSEPDVYSWDDLVKDKKTTWDGVRNFQARNNLKAMKKGDLAFFYYSNEGKAIVAVTEVSKEAFPDPKDANWVAVELKPKAKLKKPIDLATIKADKRLANMVLVNNSRLSVQPVKPEEFDWILALSEK from the coding sequence ATGAATTATTGGTTGGTTAAGAGTGAACCCGATGTTTATAGTTGGGACGATTTGGTAAAGGACAAAAAGACCACATGGGATGGTGTGCGCAACTTTCAGGCGCGTAACAATCTAAAAGCCATGAAGAAAGGTGACTTGGCTTTCTTTTACTACAGCAACGAGGGCAAAGCCATTGTGGCCGTCACTGAAGTTAGCAAGGAAGCTTTTCCAGATCCTAAAGATGCGAACTGGGTAGCCGTAGAGTTGAAACCGAAGGCAAAACTCAAAAAGCCGATTGACCTGGCGACCATTAAAGCTGATAAAAGGCTGGCCAACATGGTGCTGGTGAATAACTCGCGCTTATCCGTTCAGCCTGTAAAACCAGAGGAGTTTGATTGGATCCTTGCTTTATCGGAGAAATAG
- the pyrR gene encoding bifunctional pyr operon transcriptional regulator/uracil phosphoribosyltransferase PyrR, with protein MKKKLVLDSHLLDITLNRLCHQLIENHGSFADTVILGLQPRGIHLSELIHDKLQKLTKKQIPLGYLDTTFHRDDFRRREIPAKASETKVPFIIEEKKVILIDDVLFTGRTVRAALDAMMAFGRPSKVELLVLVDRKFTRDLPIAADYVGKYVDTLDTQRVLVELEAQGHKQNKIWLINTI; from the coding sequence ATGAAGAAAAAACTTGTTTTAGATTCTCACCTTCTCGATATCACCCTCAATCGCCTTTGCCATCAACTTATTGAAAACCACGGCTCGTTTGCAGACACCGTTATTCTAGGTCTTCAGCCCAGGGGCATTCATTTATCGGAACTGATTCATGACAAGCTTCAAAAGCTTACCAAAAAGCAGATCCCTTTAGGTTACCTAGACACTACCTTTCACCGAGATGATTTCAGAAGGCGTGAAATTCCTGCCAAGGCAAGTGAAACCAAGGTGCCATTTATCATTGAAGAAAAGAAAGTGATTTTGATAGACGATGTATTGTTTACGGGGCGAACTGTGCGGGCGGCTTTAGATGCCATGATGGCCTTTGGCCGACCTTCAAAGGTAGAATTACTCGTTTTAGTGGATAGAAAGTTTACACGTGATTTGCCCATTGCTGCTGATTACGTGGGTAAGTATGTGGATACACTCGATACACAACGGGTGTTGGTGGAGTTGGAAGCGCAAGGTCATAAACAAAATAAAATCTGGTTGATCAATACTATTTGA
- a CDS encoding aspartate carbamoyltransferase catalytic subunit has product MSKLSQRHLLGIKNLTREDLELIFETAENFKDVINRPIKKVPSLRDVTIANIFFENSTRTRLSFELAEKRLSADVVNFSASTSSVKKGETLLDTVHNILAMKVDMVVMRHASVGAPHFLSRHIKANIINAGDGTHEHPTQALLDAFSIREKLGGVSGKKVAIIGDILHSRVALSNIFALKKLGAEVMVCAPPTLLPKYIASLGVKVELEVKKALEWCDVANVLRIQLERQQIKYFPSLREYTLYYGITKQMLDELKKDIVLMHPGPINRGVELSSDAADSHHSIILDQVENGVAIRMAVLYLLAGAAN; this is encoded by the coding sequence ATGTCAAAATTAAGTCAACGCCACCTGCTTGGAATCAAAAACCTTACCCGCGAAGACCTTGAACTTATTTTTGAAACAGCAGAAAACTTTAAAGACGTTATCAATCGACCCATCAAAAAAGTGCCTTCGTTGCGCGATGTCACCATTGCCAATATCTTTTTCGAAAACTCTACGCGCACACGTCTTTCGTTTGAACTTGCCGAAAAGCGGCTATCGGCTGATGTGGTTAATTTTTCTGCTTCAACAAGTTCCGTAAAGAAAGGAGAAACGCTGCTAGACACCGTTCATAACATACTCGCCATGAAAGTGGACATGGTGGTGATGCGGCACGCCAGTGTGGGGGCGCCTCATTTTTTATCGCGACATATCAAGGCCAACATCATCAACGCAGGTGATGGCACACACGAACATCCTACGCAAGCATTGCTCGATGCTTTCTCCATTCGTGAGAAGTTGGGCGGTGTTTCAGGTAAGAAGGTTGCCATCATTGGCGATATCCTTCATTCACGTGTGGCCCTCTCCAATATCTTTGCACTTAAAAAACTAGGGGCTGAAGTGATGGTCTGTGCCCCGCCCACATTGCTTCCGAAATACATTGCCTCTCTTGGTGTGAAAGTGGAATTGGAAGTAAAAAAAGCGTTGGAGTGGTGCGATGTGGCCAACGTACTTCGCATTCAACTTGAGCGCCAACAGATCAAATACTTTCCTTCGCTGAGAGAATACACGTTGTACTACGGCATTACCAAACAAATGTTGGATGAGTTGAAGAAAGATATCGTACTGATGCACCCAGGCCCCATCAACCGCGGAGTAGAGTTAAGCAGCGATGCCGCAGATTCACACCATTCGATCATTTTAGATCAAGTAGAGAATGGGGTTGCCATACGGATGGCAGTATTGTATTTGTTGGCTGGTGCTGCGAACTAA
- a CDS encoding GIY-YIG nuclease family protein, with the protein MFVYAIRSEVDGRIYVGMCKDIFIRLGQHNSGKTKSTKGFRPWKIVYFEECQNRIDARKREKYLKSGVGKEFLKSVSQFNG; encoded by the coding sequence ATGTTTGTTTACGCTATACGAAGTGAAGTTGATGGTCGAATTTATGTTGGGATGTGTAAGGATATTTTCATCCGGCTTGGCCAACACAACAGCGGCAAAACAAAATCCACCAAAGGGTTCAGGCCTTGGAAAATTGTTTATTTTGAAGAATGTCAAAATAGAATTGACGCAAGAAAGAGGGAGAAGTATTTAAAAAGCGGAGTAGGCAAAGAATTTCTTAAATCGGTCTCACAGTTCAACGGATAG
- a CDS encoding amidohydrolase family protein — protein sequence MKKVLLVFCSAILSFSLTAQREIKKAPVVKEGDGPYTQLIIRGIMLIDGTGAPPVGPIDIVVKQNRIVNIVSIGLPTPGMSSDSNRPKLEPGGKELNCEGMYLMPGFVDMHGHIGGGQAPNAEYVFKLWMSHGITTVRDPSCGNGLDWVLDQKNLSEKNMITAPRIKAYTAFGQGSKEPITNAAQARAWVNENKLKGADGIKFFGAAPEVMEAALRENKRLGLRSACHHAQLGVARWNVMNSAKAGLTTMEHWYGLPEALLANSTLQNYPLSYNYSNEQHRFEEAGRLWKQAAAPFTPKWNAVMDSLLALGFTLDPTFNIYEATRDLHKARRQEWHEVYTLPQLWAFYQPNRVAHGSFWFSWGTEQEVAWKENYRLWMTFVNEYKNRGGRVTIGTDSGFIFQLYGFSFVREMELLREAGFHPLEIIRSGTLYGAQALGMDKEIGSIEIGKLADFVITEVNPLENLQALNGMGAVKLTDDNKVTRVGGVKYTVKDGIVYDAKKLLADVKKIVDDEKAKAGFVLKQPGLN from the coding sequence ATGAAAAAAGTATTACTAGTATTTTGCTCAGCCATTCTTTCATTTTCTCTAACCGCCCAACGCGAAATCAAAAAAGCACCTGTGGTGAAAGAAGGTGACGGACCCTACACCCAATTGATCATTCGCGGAATTATGTTGATTGACGGAACGGGCGCACCACCTGTTGGCCCAATTGACATTGTGGTAAAACAAAACCGCATCGTCAACATTGTAAGTATTGGTTTGCCCACACCCGGCATGAGCAGTGATAGCAACCGGCCCAAGTTAGAACCAGGTGGCAAAGAATTGAATTGTGAAGGCATGTACTTGATGCCTGGCTTTGTAGATATGCACGGCCACATTGGTGGCGGTCAAGCCCCCAACGCAGAATATGTTTTTAAATTATGGATGAGCCACGGCATTACCACCGTTCGGGATCCATCGTGTGGAAACGGATTGGATTGGGTATTGGATCAAAAAAACCTGAGTGAAAAAAACATGATCACTGCCCCGCGCATCAAAGCCTACACCGCTTTTGGCCAAGGTAGCAAAGAGCCGATTACTAATGCTGCCCAAGCGCGTGCTTGGGTGAACGAAAACAAACTGAAAGGTGCCGATGGTATTAAATTTTTTGGAGCTGCCCCTGAAGTAATGGAGGCTGCCTTGCGGGAAAACAAAAGACTAGGATTGCGTTCGGCTTGCCATCATGCTCAACTAGGTGTCGCCCGATGGAATGTAATGAATTCTGCGAAAGCCGGATTGACCACCATGGAACATTGGTATGGGTTGCCCGAAGCGCTGTTGGCAAATTCTACTTTGCAAAATTATCCACTCTCTTATAATTACTCCAACGAACAACATCGGTTTGAAGAAGCCGGGCGCTTGTGGAAACAAGCCGCTGCACCTTTTACTCCTAAATGGAATGCGGTGATGGACTCATTGCTTGCGTTGGGCTTTACGCTCGACCCTACTTTTAATATTTATGAAGCCACACGCGATTTACACAAGGCAAGACGACAAGAGTGGCACGAAGTGTATACCCTTCCCCAACTGTGGGCATTTTATCAACCAAATAGAGTAGCACATGGTTCGTTTTGGTTTAGTTGGGGAACGGAACAAGAAGTGGCCTGGAAAGAAAATTATCGATTGTGGATGACGTTTGTGAATGAATACAAAAACAGAGGTGGCCGAGTGACCATCGGTACCGATTCAGGTTTTATTTTTCAACTCTACGGATTTTCTTTTGTGCGCGAGATGGAGCTGCTACGAGAGGCTGGGTTTCACCCACTGGAAATCATTCGCTCTGGCACTTTGTATGGAGCACAAGCCTTGGGCATGGATAAAGAAATTGGATCTATAGAGATTGGAAAGCTGGCTGATTTTGTAATCACTGAAGTTAACCCACTCGAAAATTTACAAGCCCTGAATGGGATGGGTGCGGTAAAACTCACCGATGACAACAAAGTAACCCGGGTGGGCGGAGTAAAGTACACGGTAAAAGACGGAATTGTGTACGATGCCAAAAAACTATTGGCCGATGTAAAGAAGATTGTAGATGACGAAAAAGCCAAAGCAGGCTTTGTATTGAAGCAGCCTGGGTTGAACTAA
- a CDS encoding amidohydrolase — protein sequence MKSILASVLLATTIFAHSQTTKQAAIKSIDEKSELYATTAKKIWGFAEVGYQEEKSSALLQQTLKDAGFSIEAGTAGEPTAFIATAGSGKPVIAVLGEFDALPGVSQEAVPELKPIAGQKAGHACGHHLFGTASAAAAIAVKNWLVATKKSGTIKFYGCPAEEGGSGKVYMVRDGFFKDVDLVFHWHPAATNSANFGSALANKSGKFRFYGVASHAAGSPERGRSALDAVEAMDGMVNMLREHVSEKTRIHYVITRGGEAPNVVPAFAEVYYYVRHPNRDEVKSVWERVSQAAQGAAIGTGTRYEVELTGGTYDLLYNEVLAKVVNTNLQLVGGYTLTESEKEFATKIQQTFSAPPAITSTAEIEKFGLKEEKSSGSTDVGDVSWVVPTAGLSTATWVPGTAAHSWQAVAAGGTSIGSKGMVMAAKTLAASMIDAFSDPKITEEAWAEFKRRVGDKFVYEPLLGDRKPALDYRK from the coding sequence ATGAAATCTATTCTGGCTTCTGTTCTGTTGGCAACAACAATTTTTGCTCACTCCCAAACTACCAAGCAAGCAGCAATCAAATCGATTGATGAAAAAAGTGAACTCTATGCTACCACGGCCAAAAAGATTTGGGGCTTTGCCGAAGTAGGCTATCAAGAAGAAAAAAGTTCTGCGTTGTTGCAGCAGACATTAAAAGATGCGGGCTTTTCCATTGAGGCCGGCACTGCGGGCGAGCCCACCGCTTTCATTGCGACCGCAGGATCGGGTAAACCCGTCATTGCCGTGCTGGGTGAGTTTGATGCGTTGCCAGGTGTTTCGCAAGAGGCCGTTCCAGAACTAAAACCAATTGCTGGTCAAAAGGCCGGACATGCATGTGGGCATCATTTATTTGGTACAGCATCTGCCGCTGCTGCCATTGCTGTAAAAAATTGGTTAGTGGCTACTAAAAAATCAGGGACAATTAAATTTTACGGCTGTCCTGCGGAAGAAGGAGGATCGGGCAAAGTATATATGGTGCGCGATGGTTTTTTTAAAGATGTGGATTTGGTTTTTCATTGGCATCCGGCTGCAACCAATTCAGCCAACTTTGGTAGCGCGCTGGCAAACAAATCAGGAAAGTTTCGTTTCTATGGTGTGGCCAGTCATGCTGCCGGCTCGCCTGAGCGTGGACGTTCTGCTCTTGATGCAGTAGAAGCGATGGATGGCATGGTGAACATGCTGCGCGAACACGTGAGCGAAAAAACACGGATTCACTATGTGATCACCCGTGGGGGAGAAGCGCCCAATGTGGTGCCGGCCTTTGCTGAAGTTTATTATTACGTCCGTCATCCCAATCGTGATGAAGTAAAATCCGTTTGGGAACGTGTATCGCAGGCCGCGCAAGGAGCAGCCATTGGCACGGGTACGCGCTACGAAGTTGAATTAACAGGTGGTACCTACGACTTATTATACAACGAGGTTTTGGCGAAAGTAGTCAATACCAATTTACAGTTGGTAGGAGGGTACACGCTAACGGAATCAGAGAAAGAATTTGCCACCAAAATACAGCAAACATTCTCTGCGCCACCTGCCATCACCTCCACAGCCGAGATTGAAAAATTCGGTTTGAAAGAAGAAAAATCAAGTGGTAGCACCGATGTGGGCGATGTGAGCTGGGTGGTGCCCACTGCGGGTTTATCTACCGCCACGTGGGTGCCGGGCACGGCCGCACATAGTTGGCAGGCCGTAGCTGCTGGAGGCACAAGCATTGGCAGTAAAGGAATGGTGATGGCAGCCAAAACATTGGCAGCCTCTATGATCGATGCCTTCTCCGATCCTAAAATAACAGAGGAGGCGTGGGCTGAATTTAAGAGGCGAGTAGGAGATAAGTTTGTGTATGAGCCTTTACTGGGAGATCGAAAGCCTGCGTTGGATTATAGAAAGTAG